A DNA window from Drosophila virilis strain 15010-1051.87 chromosome 4, Dvir_AGI_RSII-ME, whole genome shotgun sequence contains the following coding sequences:
- the bsh gene encoding brain-specific homeobox protein gives MSTLNENSISPVATAAAAAAAAAAAAATTVASSKSPATTTTMLTTKTPFSIEHILFQNLNSASNNHTTNNSNHSNHNNNNSSSSHNQKCNKYTVKSARCNSSDSSISISNTLSSAGASANAYDNNRYPTNPTATASTRPTNSPTNHSASGYPSEDYVKSMHSQRAHHQQRAAAAHYAHSSSGPTAEQMTTAAATAPPAPPAPPPPVASSGPSGVLYPNAGYGDHGFLQMTLGYLSPSSGTYKSVDPYFLSQASLFGGAPFFGAPGCVPELALGLGMGVNALRHCRRRKARTVFSDPQLSGLEKRFEAQRYLSTPERVELATALGLSETQVKTWFQNRRMKHKKQLRRRDTANEPVDFSRTEPGSKQQGDAITSPSAASTDSKSKLASGLGQPATSQQQQLQMCFLQHGYSTDDYSDLEADSEDDDNSSDVDIVGDSKLYQLT, from the exons ATGTCAACGCTTAATGAGAACAGCATCAGCCCagttgcaactgcagcagcagcagcagcggcagcagcggcggcggcggcgacgacTGTTGCCAGCAGTAAGAGTCCCGCCACAACGACCACAATGCTAACCACAAAAACGCCATTTTCGATTGAGCatatattatttcaaaatttaaatagtgccagcaacaaccacaccaccaacaacagcaaccacagcaatcataacaacaacaacagcagcagcagccacaatcAAAAGTGCAACAAATATACAGTGAAAAGTGCCCGATGCAATTCTAGTGACAGCTCCATATCCATATCAAATACGTTATCCAGTGCCGGTGCCAGTGCCAATGCATATGACAATAACCGATATCCAACAAATCCAACAGCGACGGCATCGACACGCCCAACAAACAGCCCCACGAACCACTCGGCGTCGGGTTATCCCAGCGAGGATTACGTCAAGTCCATGCACAGTCAACG TGCACATCATCAGCAACGGGCAGCTGCCGCCCACTATGCCCATTCGAGCTCTGGGCCAACTGCCGAGCAAATGACCACTGCGGCTGCAACAGCACCACCTGCACCTCCGGCACCACCACCGCCGGTTGCGTCAAGTGGTCCGAGTGGTGTGCTTTATCCAAATGCTGGCTATGGCGATCATGGGTTCTTGCAGATGACACTGGGCTATCTGTCGCCATCGTCGGGCACGTACAAGTCAGTCGATCCCTACTTTTTGTCCCAAG CCAGCCTTTTTGGAGGAGCGCCCTTCTTCGGGGCGCCCGGCTGTGTGCCCGAACTGGCCCTCGGCCTGGGCATGGGCGTGAATGCATTGCGGCATTGCCGGCGGCGCAAGGCGCGCACCGTGTTCAGTGACCCGCAGCTATCGGGTCTGGAGAAGCGTTTCGAGGCGCAGCGATATCTGTCGACGCCGGAGCGCGTCGAGCTGGCGACGGCGCTGGGTCTGAGCGAGACGCAGGTCAAGACGTGGTTCCAGAATCGTCGCATGAAGCACAAGAAGCAGCTGCGACGACGCGACACGGCCAATG AACCCGTTGACTTCTCACGCACCGAGCCGGGCAGCAAACAGCAAGGCGATGCCATCACCAGCCCATCAGCGGCCTCCACAGATTCCAAGTCCAAACTGGCATCGGGCTTGGGTCAACCGGCCActagtcagcagcagcagctgcaaatgtgCTTCCTGCAGCATGGCTACTCCACAGATGACTATTCCGATCTGGAGGCGGACAGCGAAGACGATGATAATTCCAGCGATGTGGACATTGTGGGTGATTCGAAGCTATATCAGCTAACATAG